The sequence TCGAACTGAAAACGGGGCCTTCGATGCGCCCGCGCCAGTGGTGTCGGTGAGTCCGGCCGTTCTGCCTGCACCGGGGCGGGGCGCGGATCTGGAAGTGCGGGTCTCCGCGCCCGTCACGGGAAGCGATTTGCCCATCATCGTTTTCGCGCACGGCCATGGGTCGTCGTCGGACGGCTATCTTCCCCTCGCGCACTATTGGGCGGCTCGTGGCTTCGTCGTGGTCCAGCCCACCTTTCTTGATTCGAGGACGTTCGGCCTCGAACCGGATGATCCGCGGACCCCGTCGATCTGGAAACTCCGCATCGACGATGTGACGCGCGTTCTCGATCACCTGGACGTCATCGAAGCTTCCGTTCCGGGACTCACGGGCCGCGTCGATCGCAGCCGGCTCGCCGCAGCTGGGCACTCGTTCGGGGCTCAAACAGTGGGGATGCTGCTCGGCGCCAGAATGAGGGGGCCCGATGGCCGATTGAGTGAGGATCTGTCCGATCCTCGGATCAAAGCCGGTGTGTTGCTTTGCGCAGGGGGCCGAGGGGGCGACGCGCTGAGCCCTCTCGCGCGCGAGCATTTTCCGTATCTGAATCAGGTCTATGCCGGGATGACCACGCCGGCCCTCGTCGTCGCGGGCGATCGGGACAATTCTCCGTTGACCGTCCGCGGTCCGGAATGGTTCACGGACGCGTACACCTTGAGCCCGGGCCCCAAGTCGCTCCTGACGCTGTCCGGAGCCGAGCATATGCTCGGTGGG is a genomic window of Stigmatella erecta containing:
- a CDS encoding alpha/beta hydrolase family protein: MLKPIPRTENGAFDAPAPVVSVSPAVLPAPGRGADLEVRVSAPVTGSDLPIIVFAHGHGSSSDGYLPLAHYWAARGFVVVQPTFLDSRTFGLEPDDPRTPSIWKLRIDDVTRVLDHLDVIEASVPGLTGRVDRSRLAAAGHSFGAQTVGMLLGARMRGPDGRLSEDLSDPRIKAGVLLCAGGRGGDALSPLAREHFPYLNQVYAGMTTPALVVAGDRDNSPLTVRGPEWFTDAYTLSPGPKSLLTLSGAEHMLGGISGDRVTETTDENPARVAAVQRLTWAYLHTALSPGDRAWPVACAELMTSPTPQGRVESK